taaagttatCTGCAATTTATGTGGTTGAATTTTTCAAcaagtttaaataatatttttaaaattatccacttatttttttattaaaattaatttgttaaaatattaaaatatacattggTGAATCTAATGATACCTAAACATTGTTTTCTTCTGAAAATCTTAATTGATCGTTGGTAATTCTAGACAATTTGTCTATTAGTTTAGAACGGAATTCATTTCCAATTTTTACTGGGGGACTGTCTTCTGTAACCATTGGAGTTATGCTTCTACTTTttgaatcatttttttcacaAAGACTAACTAGATCATGATAAGCAATTAAATGCGTCTTGACAGGTGAAATGACATGTAATATATCTTCTTCGTTACAAGCTTTGTTCCTTTTATTTACTTCTGGAGAAGCATCTATTTCCATTTTTATGCCATCTTCTGTAACGATATGTGTTTGCTTATTTGGATTTTCAATCATGATTAAATCTTCTGTATATCCTGAGGGTATTGCAGCGCCAACGTCTAGCCGATTACCACCTATATCCATGTATACACGaccattttttaaaaattttaactttccTATTTCTATATTACTATCAAGTAATTCTAAACAATGTGCATTTTcatctaattttttattgaaattaataTTGGCATAATCACCAATAACACGTAAAGTGGCTGGTAgttgaaaagaaaaaaaactatcatcattatcatctagtaattttctaaaataaccGGATGCTTTGACTGAACTAAGTATTTCATTATcacttaatatatataacgGCACTTTTACATCTggaattttatttctttctgctcttttttcttcttcttcttcatctatatctaataaatcttttaaagcAATTGATTCATGTGGTGGTAAAACTATTGGAGGATTTTGCATTCTTTCAATATCATCAATAAAAACTGTTGAATATTCTAACTCTTCTAATGCAACATTATCAGCATCTTCGTCAGATTGCCATTCTTCTTCATATGTTGTAGGTAATTTTCTACCCTCAGAATCAACGGTACCTAAACCAGTACCCATTTCAACATTGACAGCTGTTGTTTCAAGAATTTCTTCAGTACCCGTTAAATTagcttcttttttaatacgACTTTTTTGTGGTCCATCATCACCTAATCCAGATGAAAAAATACCCTCAGTTTGAACAATTTTAGAACCTCCACGAGCGCCTCGATTTCTTCCTCGGCCTCTTTCATTTCCACCACGACCTCTTTCGCTTCTACTACGTCTTTCCCTTTGTTTTTTTTCCTTATTATCACTgtcatttttatcttttttttttctttcattttcttgatgtcttaatatttattaataactaataaaaaaaacttaaaaaacaTACCCTGAACCCGATAAAACACCAGACAAAGATAAATTTGGTCTCGCTCTTGCTCTACCACTTGTACCTCGTTGAGACATTTTCAGATAAgcaaaaataactttttaaaattaaatattgtataatttaaattcatttgGAATTATGTTACTTGTTGTTCTTGCTGAGATGTCTACTGGTGTAagcacattttttttatccaaaCACATTTTTAATGATCTGTACATACTACGTTATTTCTTctattttttagaatttttattgataaacaTTGTATTTTACATAATTTCTATTAAGTTATAGTACTTTTATTCATATCTTATCCTTTagttttgtttatatttacaaaatttatatctttatttcCTTGTTTATCTTTTGTTAGATTTGTCAAATATTCTAACTATATTCCTCAGTTGAAGTTGAatgattattaattttacattattatctttattttccAAATCATTTGATTCTGTTGATTTTAACACGTATTCATTTTAAACATCATAGATAAATTTACTACTGAcgctttaaatattatttagatTACAAAATATTGAATTTAATTGCCCTTATTTTCACAacaaaaactattttttttcttatactTCTAATACATGTACATTCCATTCCACAATCAATTCTTGAAGCGATTGTTTGTGGTATATGCACTTGATGAAAAATAAAGGcgtattttatttattaattttattattcttttaactGTTTTTGGATTACATTATggataaaaaagaagaaattaaGGAAGAATATAAACTAGAAATTAAGACCGAAGGTCAAATGTCTGCAGAAGAAGTTAGAAAATTAAGAGTTCAAGAAGATAGTAAATTGTTAAATGCATATCTCCAGCAAATTAAAGTTGGTTGCGGGAGGTTTATGTGTGATAACAAGTCATGTGCTAGTAGTGGTTATATAAAGCCAAATCAAGAAGAGCATAAATATTTGAAGTATGCCATAgaggtaaatttttaaatcatatataattatatatacaaataattatattttttcagaTAATGAAAGCAAAAACAAAACTCTGCCCTCCAATTGAAGTCACATTCCCATCAGACAAAGAAATAAAAGCGTCtgtatgtaaaaatttaatagcTGATTTCAGGAGGACAAATGATTTACAACCACTTAAAGATTTTATAAACCTCacactatttaaaaaagaaaatattctGTGTCAAATAATTCACTATGAATTGGCGCAACGATTTTGTGAGATAATGATGATTGAAGAGAATAGGATTAAAGAATTTACGCAAGCATATTATGACTTTCAGCTAGATAATAATggaggaaaaaaaataaatataagaaaatacCTTCAAAAAGcttcttattttaaacaagCTCCAATAAAAGATCGTATGAAAgcatttgaaaaaaatcttCGATATCCAGGTGAACAATATATTAGAAGAAGATCATCTCAAGATAAAACTAATATATCAAAAGATTTGATTAAACGTTTTCCTAGTCGGTTTGAGGAAGAAGAAGAAATTTATACAtgtataaaacttttaa
This Strongyloides ratti genome assembly S_ratti_ED321, chromosome : 2 DNA region includes the following protein-coding sequences:
- a CDS encoding DNA-directed RNA polymerase III subunit RPC4 family-containing protein; this translates as MSQRGTSGRARARPNLSLSGVLSGSGHQENERKKKDKNDSDNKEKKQRERRSRSERGRGGNERGRGRNRGARGGSKIVQTEGIFSSGLGDDGPQKSRIKKEANLTGTEEILETTAVNVEMGTGLGTVDSEGRKLPTTYEEEWQSDEDADNVALEELEYSTVFIDDIERMQNPPIVLPPHESIALKDLLDIDEEEEEKRAERNKIPDVKVPLYILSDNEILSSVKASGYFRKLLDDNDDSFFSFQLPATLRVIGDYANINFNKKLDENAHCLELLDSNIEIGKLKFLKNGRVYMDIGGNRLDVGAAIPSGYTEDLIMIENPNKQTHIVTEDGIKMEIDASPEVNKRNKACNEEDILHVISPVKTHLIAYHDLVSLCEKNDSKSRSITPMVTEDSPPVKIGNEFRSKLIDKLSRITNDQLRFSEENNV